The Bombus fervidus isolate BK054 chromosome 3, iyBomFerv1, whole genome shotgun sequence genome includes a window with the following:
- the LOC139985720 gene encoding mitochondrial import inner membrane translocase subunit Tim10 B isoform X2: MDASIIRNMKDFHNLFNQMSETCFKTCVSTFMSRNISTEEIQCIENCSGKHINANHKIMEIFMEVQPAIARKNIEEFQKTQAALDAAQKEQNSESNR, translated from the exons atggATGCTTCGATTATCAGAAAT atGAAGGATTTCCATAATTTGTTTAATCAAATGTCTGAAACATGTTTCAAGACGTGTGTGAGTACATTTATGTCAAGGAATATATCTACAGAAGAG ATTCAATGCATAGAGAACTGTTCAGGCAAGCATATAAATGCGAATCacaaaataatggaaatatttatggaaGTGCAACCTGCTATCGCTCGTAAAAACATTGAGGAATTTCAAAAAACTCAGGCAGCTTTAGATGCAGCACAAAAAGAGCAGAATTCTGAAAGCAATAGATAg
- the LOC139985720 gene encoding mitochondrial import inner membrane translocase subunit Tim10 B isoform X1 codes for MLRLSEMYLIINNPCLMKDFHNLFNQMSETCFKTCVSTFMSRNISTEEIQCIENCSGKHINANHKIMEIFMEVQPAIARKNIEEFQKTQAALDAAQKEQNSESNR; via the exons ATGCTTCGATTATCAGAAATGtacttaattattaataatccaTGTTTA atGAAGGATTTCCATAATTTGTTTAATCAAATGTCTGAAACATGTTTCAAGACGTGTGTGAGTACATTTATGTCAAGGAATATATCTACAGAAGAG ATTCAATGCATAGAGAACTGTTCAGGCAAGCATATAAATGCGAATCacaaaataatggaaatatttatggaaGTGCAACCTGCTATCGCTCGTAAAAACATTGAGGAATTTCAAAAAACTCAGGCAGCTTTAGATGCAGCACAAAAAGAGCAGAATTCTGAAAGCAATAGATAg